A genomic segment from Verrucomicrobiota bacterium encodes:
- a CDS encoding DUF1552 domain-containing protein, whose amino-acid sequence MIPSASTRHPLDRRAFLKGMGGMALALPVLDAMGESVTDKTPRRFCALYTANGMSLPNKSHGIDEWSWFPTAEREGQFVFGKSTEPLAPFRRQLSFMGGLYHPNGPKTDPHVCSDMWLTGAPLQNPKPGTYNSTGLDQIVALHTKQYCRQPSLVLSIDAGTGFLSRTGTISFNLEGRPIPAENNPRRVFNRLFRADRQSIESEREALRRRIKLVDAVSESARSLHRRLGRSDRERMDQYLTSLSEVESRLIASERWIDVPLKPQDHSHLRLDATNEGDPAEYYQVMFDLIALAFDADITRSVAFMLNREDGMGISDTFPLKLGLKHTHHNLSHAGDKDGQLAFARYDLFLSQQIASFLGRLNQYSDRQGSVLDNTIVLYGSGASTTHYPKNLPTLVAGGANMGLRHGVFWRQGETRMSNLYLSILRSMEIEVESFGDSTSTLSGSIFRKV is encoded by the coding sequence ATGATCCCATCAGCTTCCACACGGCATCCCCTCGACCGCCGGGCGTTTCTCAAGGGGATGGGCGGCATGGCGCTGGCTTTGCCCGTTCTGGACGCCATGGGCGAATCGGTGACCGACAAGACTCCACGCCGATTCTGCGCCCTTTACACCGCGAACGGCATGTCGCTTCCCAACAAGAGCCACGGCATCGATGAGTGGAGTTGGTTTCCCACCGCGGAACGGGAGGGTCAATTTGTGTTCGGAAAATCCACCGAACCGCTCGCTCCCTTTCGCCGCCAGCTCAGTTTCATGGGAGGGCTCTATCATCCGAACGGTCCGAAGACGGATCCCCACGTTTGCTCGGACATGTGGCTCACGGGCGCTCCCCTTCAAAACCCCAAACCGGGGACCTACAATTCCACGGGGCTCGACCAAATCGTCGCCCTCCACACCAAGCAATACTGCCGCCAGCCTTCTTTGGTGCTTTCCATCGACGCAGGCACGGGTTTCCTCTCCCGCACGGGCACCATCTCCTTCAACCTCGAGGGACGTCCGATTCCCGCGGAGAACAATCCCCGTCGCGTGTTCAACCGTCTTTTCCGGGCCGACCGGCAGTCCATCGAATCCGAGCGCGAAGCGCTGCGTCGTCGCATCAAACTCGTCGATGCGGTTTCCGAAAGCGCCCGATCGCTGCACCGGCGCCTGGGCCGGTCGGATCGGGAACGCATGGATCAATACCTGACTTCCCTCAGCGAAGTGGAATCGCGCTTGATTGCCTCCGAGCGTTGGATCGACGTCCCGCTCAAACCCCAGGACCATTCGCACTTGCGTTTGGACGCCACCAACGAAGGGGATCCGGCGGAGTATTACCAGGTGATGTTCGATCTGATCGCCCTGGCGTTTGACGCGGATATTACCCGATCCGTGGCGTTCATGCTCAATCGGGAGGATGGCATGGGCATCAGCGACACCTTTCCCCTCAAACTGGGGTTGAAGCACACCCACCATAATCTTTCCCACGCGGGAGACAAAGACGGCCAACTTGCCTTTGCCCGCTATGATCTTTTCCTGAGTCAACAGATTGCGAGTTTCCTCGGCCGATTGAACCAATACTCCGACCGCCAGGGCAGCGTGCTGGACAATACCATCGTCCTTTATGGCAGCGGCGCCAGCACGACCCATTATCCGAAGAATCTGCCAACCCTGGTGGCTGGAGGCGCCAATATGGGCCTGCGCCATGGGGTGTTTTGGCGGCAAGGGGAAACGCGGATGTCCAATCTCTACCTCAGCATTCTGCGGTCCATGGAAATCGAAGTGGAATCATTCGGGGATAGCACCTCGACGCTTTCGGGATCGATTTTCCGCAAAGTTTAA
- a CDS encoding type II secretion system protein: MNVHPQSSSASWIREARPFKRGFTLIELLVVIAVIAILAGMLLPALSKAKEKGRQARCLSNLRQIGIGTTLYADDHRELFHHTPSGGFPNHGMWFANPRSTVPLDANDGLAYWGVAYTRYFGGTKEHYRCPSAKIVDQWREDGLRYPKDFWLNSTYGINSFINEPPDPKNPSSRLQGPRKISSLQSPSSTIFAQDAAEQRMDGADDTIGLWPGRNQILEQWIGNPPGRGGLGAGFYDGYKFEWEWYRHNKTCATLWVPGHVSSIKFNGYNKGVDYRWYTGDTPLEQPR; the protein is encoded by the coding sequence ATGAATGTGCATCCTCAGTCCTCTTCCGCCAGTTGGATTCGGGAAGCCCGCCCCTTTAAGCGTGGCTTTACCTTGATCGAACTCTTGGTGGTCATCGCCGTCATCGCCATTTTGGCGGGCATGCTCTTGCCCGCGCTCTCCAAGGCCAAGGAAAAGGGCCGGCAAGCCCGCTGTTTGAGCAACCTGCGTCAGATCGGAATCGGCACGACGCTTTACGCGGATGATCACCGGGAGCTTTTCCATCACACGCCCTCGGGAGGATTTCCGAACCACGGGATGTGGTTCGCCAATCCGAGGAGCACGGTTCCTCTGGACGCCAACGATGGTCTGGCCTATTGGGGCGTGGCTTATACGCGTTATTTCGGCGGGACCAAGGAACACTATCGCTGTCCCAGCGCGAAGATTGTCGATCAATGGCGGGAGGACGGTCTCCGGTATCCGAAGGATTTCTGGCTGAATTCAACCTACGGCATCAACTCCTTCATCAACGAACCACCGGACCCCAAGAATCCGTCGTCCCGTTTGCAAGGACCCCGGAAGATCTCCTCCCTCCAAAGCCCTTCCTCGACCATTTTTGCCCAGGACGCCGCGGAGCAACGGATGGATGGGGCGGATGACACCATTGGGCTCTGGCCTGGACGGAATCAAATCCTGGAGCAATGGATTGGGAATCCGCCGGGCCGTGGCGGGCTCGGCGCCGGCTTTTATGACGGATACAAGTTCGAATGGGAATGGTACCGGCACAACAAGACGTGCGCGACGCTTTGGGTGCCCGGACATGTATCCTCGATCAAGTTTAACGGATACAACAAGGGCGTGGACTACCGGTGGTACACGGGCGACACGCCTTTGGAACAACCGCGGTGA
- a CDS encoding sugar phosphate isomerase/epimerase produces MNRRTFLIQSACATVGAGLAGCTALGTRSKPRFEISLAQWSLHKALFGKHLDPLDFPKASRLDYGISAVELVNQFYKDKARDTGYLSELKRRAADNGVRILLIMIDGEGALGDADPTKRAQAVVNHHRWVEAAKYFGCHSIRVNAETGPTGSFEEKQDRAADGLRALSEFARGFGLNVIVENHGGLSSNGAWLAGVMRKVKLPNCGTLPDFGNFNLGNGQTYDRYLGVRELMPFAKAVSAKSHDFDAAGNEIHTDYHRMMRIVLEAGYRGFVGIEYEGSKMSEPEGIRATKQLLERVRAELS; encoded by the coding sequence ATGAATCGTCGAACATTCCTCATTCAATCCGCCTGCGCGACGGTGGGCGCGGGCCTGGCCGGCTGCACCGCCCTCGGAACCCGCTCCAAGCCGCGGTTCGAAATCAGCCTTGCCCAATGGTCCCTCCACAAGGCCCTTTTCGGAAAACATCTTGATCCACTGGATTTCCCGAAGGCCTCCCGCCTGGATTATGGCATTTCCGCAGTGGAACTGGTGAACCAATTCTACAAGGACAAGGCCCGCGACACAGGCTATCTCTCCGAACTGAAGCGTCGGGCCGCCGACAACGGCGTCCGCATCTTGCTCATCATGATCGACGGCGAAGGCGCTCTCGGGGACGCCGACCCCACCAAGCGGGCGCAGGCCGTAGTCAATCATCATCGCTGGGTGGAGGCGGCCAAGTACTTCGGCTGTCATTCCATCCGGGTGAATGCCGAAACCGGGCCCACGGGATCGTTCGAGGAAAAGCAGGACCGCGCGGCCGATGGGCTTCGGGCCCTGAGCGAATTCGCCCGCGGATTCGGTCTCAACGTCATTGTGGAAAACCATGGCGGGCTTTCCTCCAACGGGGCTTGGCTGGCCGGGGTGATGCGCAAAGTCAAGCTGCCGAACTGCGGCACCCTCCCCGATTTCGGCAATTTCAATCTTGGCAATGGCCAGACCTACGACCGCTATCTCGGCGTGCGTGAATTGATGCCCTTTGCCAAGGCCGTCAGCGCGAAATCCCATGACTTCGACGCCGCCGGGAATGAGATCCACACGGATTACCACCGCATGATGCGGATCGTGCTGGAGGCGGGCTACCGGGGCTTCGTGGGCATCGAATACGAGGGCAGCAAGATGTCTGAGCCCGAGGGCATACGAGCCACCAAGCAACTCCTGGAGCGGGTGCGTGCCGAGTTGTCCTGA
- a CDS encoding ChbG/HpnK family deacetylase gives MRLHQSSFTITVARALGLALLMSGLMAGVRAAEPSFAERLGWKPSDVVVILHVDDVGMSHASNLGAIESVEKGVATSWAVMMPCPWVPEIAKYLAENPGVDSGLHLTLTSEWKLYRWGPLAGKARVPGLTDREGCLWPSVLQVVQRATPDEIELEIRAQIDRARILGMPITHLDSHMGTLFARPDYFERFAKVGMEEGIPILAVGGHMTHARKENPEAVAKLRPWIPKIWNAGLPVLDDLFTNTGAWKRAEKKHRLMELLKSLRPGVTEILFHSSRLTEELPVITGSSESRMGDLEALTSPEVRALIQERNILQTTWKELAQRRKAAKAIAETLPER, from the coding sequence ATGCGCCTGCATCAAAGTTCCTTCACGATAACCGTTGCTCGAGCGCTCGGACTTGCCCTGCTGATGAGCGGCCTGATGGCCGGAGTCCGGGCCGCCGAACCGAGTTTCGCGGAGCGGTTGGGCTGGAAGCCTTCCGACGTGGTCGTCATCCTCCACGTCGATGATGTCGGCATGTCCCATGCCTCCAATCTGGGCGCGATCGAGTCCGTGGAAAAGGGAGTCGCCACCTCATGGGCGGTGATGATGCCGTGCCCGTGGGTGCCCGAAATCGCCAAATACCTCGCGGAAAACCCTGGTGTGGACAGCGGATTGCATCTGACATTGACCAGCGAATGGAAGCTGTATCGCTGGGGTCCGCTGGCGGGAAAAGCCCGTGTGCCGGGATTGACGGATCGCGAAGGCTGCCTTTGGCCATCCGTCTTGCAAGTCGTGCAACGGGCGACGCCGGACGAAATAGAGTTGGAGATTCGGGCCCAGATTGACCGGGCTCGGATCCTCGGGATGCCCATCACTCATTTGGACTCACACATGGGGACATTGTTTGCGCGTCCCGATTACTTCGAACGATTCGCCAAGGTCGGGATGGAGGAAGGGATTCCAATCCTGGCTGTGGGCGGGCATATGACTCATGCGAGGAAGGAGAATCCGGAAGCGGTGGCTAAACTCCGTCCGTGGATTCCCAAAATCTGGAACGCGGGACTGCCCGTGCTGGACGATTTGTTCACCAACACCGGAGCCTGGAAGCGAGCTGAGAAAAAGCACCGGTTGATGGAACTCTTGAAATCGTTGCGTCCCGGGGTCACGGAGATTCTCTTTCATTCCTCGAGATTGACCGAAGAACTGCCGGTCATCACGGGTTCCAGCGAGTCGAGAATGGGCGATTTAGAAGCTTTAACATCCCCGGAGGTCCGGGCGCTGATTCAAGAACGGAACATTCTTCAAACGACCTGGAAAGAATTGGCGCAGCGTCGAAAAGCAGCCAAGGCCATTGCCGAGACCCTTCCAGAACGCTGA
- a CDS encoding MFS transporter: MNSNIRFKLFLMMVLQFFIWGAWLPPIFGYMPAIGFTAQQQAWVGSAFAIASLVGIFFSNQFADRNFAAERFLAFSHLVGGLAMLGLFFRKDFESFFALMVIHSLFYVPTISVTNSIAFANLKDPQKDFGPVRMGGTIGWIAAQWPLYFVLKDIKPDEAIQATRWVFVISAVASFALAGYSLMLPHTPPKKAQAGDENLAWLKAAKLLKHPFLLVLFIVTFIDSTIHNGYFVFIFNFLGNIGIPPHWITPITSIGQIAEIATMAILGAALTKLGWKTTMIIGVLGHAARFAIFAFFPQNHAVIIAVQVLHGICYAFFFATLYIFIDAAFPKDVRTSAQGLFNLLVLGAGDLASKWIFIPLTAKYTVDKVVDYKSLFLIPTGLAFVAAVILAVAFYPPKDVGAQTGGSAPAH, from the coding sequence ATGAATTCCAACATTCGATTCAAACTGTTCCTGATGATGGTCCTCCAGTTTTTCATCTGGGGCGCCTGGCTTCCTCCTATTTTCGGCTACATGCCGGCCATTGGGTTTACAGCGCAACAACAGGCCTGGGTCGGCAGCGCTTTCGCCATCGCCTCCCTGGTGGGCATTTTCTTCTCCAATCAATTCGCCGACCGTAACTTCGCCGCGGAACGATTCCTCGCCTTCAGCCACTTGGTCGGCGGCCTGGCGATGCTCGGCCTGTTCTTCAGAAAAGACTTCGAGAGCTTCTTCGCGTTGATGGTCATTCATTCCCTGTTTTACGTCCCCACCATCTCGGTGACCAATTCGATCGCTTTCGCCAACCTCAAGGATCCTCAGAAGGACTTCGGCCCGGTCCGCATGGGGGGAACGATCGGGTGGATCGCGGCGCAATGGCCGCTTTACTTCGTGCTTAAGGATATCAAGCCCGATGAGGCCATCCAAGCCACGCGCTGGGTGTTCGTGATCTCGGCGGTGGCCTCTTTCGCGCTGGCAGGATACAGTCTCATGCTGCCGCACACCCCGCCCAAGAAAGCGCAGGCGGGAGACGAAAACCTGGCCTGGCTCAAGGCCGCCAAGCTCCTCAAGCACCCGTTCCTGCTGGTTCTGTTCATTGTCACGTTCATCGATTCCACGATCCATAACGGATACTTCGTGTTCATCTTCAATTTCCTCGGCAACATCGGCATCCCGCCGCACTGGATCACCCCCATCACCAGCATCGGCCAGATCGCCGAAATCGCCACCATGGCCATTTTAGGCGCCGCGCTTACCAAACTCGGCTGGAAAACGACCATGATCATCGGGGTGCTCGGCCACGCCGCGCGCTTCGCGATCTTCGCTTTCTTTCCCCAAAACCATGCCGTCATCATCGCTGTTCAGGTGCTCCATGGCATCTGCTACGCCTTTTTCTTCGCCACGCTTTACATTTTCATCGACGCGGCGTTTCCCAAAGATGTCCGCACCAGCGCGCAAGGACTTTTCAATCTGCTCGTGCTGGGCGCGGGCGATCTGGCTTCCAAGTGGATCTTCATTCCCCTCACCGCCAAGTACACGGTGGACAAAGTGGTGGACTACAAGTCCCTCTTTCTCATTCCGACCGGACTCGCCTTCGTCGCTGCGGTGATTCTCGCCGTCGCCTTTTATCCGCCGAAGGATGTCGGGGCGCAGACGGGCGGTTCGGCGCCGGCGCATTGA
- a CDS encoding response regulator transcription factor — protein MPAKIRALIVDDESLARERLRSLLQDSPAFEVLGECANGREAVERILEDAPDLVFLDVQMPMLDGLGTLRELAGHPLPLIVFVTAYDKFALQAFEFHAVDYLLKPFDRERFELALQRVQERIRSRKEGDLEKRVADLLQKMRPDEKSPERLAIKTDGKVLLLKLEDLDWIEAADNYVNLHCGTDAHLVRETMTALEGRLPARNFMRISRSTMVNVDRIKELQPLFHGEYMVILRNGTRLTLSRTYRDKLQTLLGREEG, from the coding sequence ATGCCCGCAAAAATCCGCGCGCTCATCGTCGATGATGAGTCCCTGGCCCGCGAACGCCTGCGTTCCTTGCTCCAGGACTCTCCCGCTTTCGAGGTCCTCGGCGAATGCGCGAATGGACGCGAAGCAGTCGAGCGCATCCTCGAGGATGCGCCGGATCTGGTCTTCCTCGACGTGCAGATGCCGATGCTCGATGGCTTGGGGACGTTACGCGAACTGGCCGGTCATCCCCTGCCCCTCATCGTATTCGTCACCGCCTACGACAAGTTCGCCTTGCAAGCCTTCGAGTTCCACGCCGTCGATTACCTGCTCAAACCATTCGATCGGGAACGTTTTGAACTCGCCCTCCAACGCGTGCAGGAACGGATTCGCAGTCGCAAGGAAGGCGACCTCGAAAAACGCGTCGCCGACCTCCTGCAAAAAATGCGCCCCGATGAAAAAAGCCCCGAACGCCTCGCCATCAAGACCGACGGCAAAGTGCTTCTCCTCAAGCTGGAGGATTTGGACTGGATCGAAGCCGCGGATAACTACGTCAATCTCCATTGCGGCACTGACGCCCATCTGGTGCGGGAGACCATGACCGCCCTCGAAGGCCGGCTTCCGGCACGAAACTTCATGCGTATCAGTCGATCCACCATGGTCAATGTGGATCGGATCAAGGAACTCCAGCCACTCTTCCACGGTGAATACATGGTGATCCTGCGCAACGGCACGCGGCTGACCCTTAGCCGGACGTACCGCGACAAACTCCAAACACTTTTGGGAAGAGAAGAGGGGTAG